CGGCGATGCGGTTGATCTTGCCTGCCGTGGCGAGCTTTTTGAGATCGTTGCGTTCCAGCCCGAACAACTCCAGCAATTCATTGTAGACCGTCGCCTCATCCAGCGGCAGGATATAAAATGGGATACCTTTATATTCCAGATGGTAACGCTTGCTGAAATCAATATTATTGCAGTAAATAAAATATTTACCAGAGGGCTCCAGGTACTCGGCCAGTACCGTTACGAGTGCATCCAGATAACCAAAAGACAGAAGATAGCAGGATAAAAAAGAAATTTTTTGGGCGCCAGGTTCTGCCGAACTGATGACTTGCTGCGCAACGAGCTCGGGTGGGCGTGCTTCATCGGCCACTGCGGTGGCGAATTTGATAGCCAGTTCGCCGCGAAAACCGAAGCGCCCCTGCGCATTCAATTCTCCCTTGAATACCTGATTCACCAGTCTTTTCTGAGTGTCGAGCCCTGCGAATGCGCTTTGTTCGATGCTGATGGACATAAATGACTCCATATTGAGTAGAGGTAAAATATTGCATCCTGATCGGATTGGGGATGCTTATAGGTTTTCAGCCCTGAGCAGCCAGCAGGTTCCAACCACTGTCTTCTTCCGGGCCGAAGCACTGGGCATAGTCATTACAAACATTGCAACTGGGTGCCTGGCAGAGGTGGACTTCAGCCTGTTCACACAACTGCTTATAAAAGAACTTCTTCCATTTCATGTTGCCGGTATTTTTGAGGTACAGTGCCGGAAAATGGCGTTTGATAATGTCACTGAGGTCCTCACGATTCGTCAGGCCCAGGTCCTGCCACAAGTGATCATCGCCCCGGCAGCCCGCGGCGAGAATGGCCGCTACCCACTCTGTGGCCTGATTCACGCTGGCGCGGTGATCCAGCAAGAGCTTGACCAGATCGCCAGTTTCCTCATCGCGCGCGGGCGCTTTGTTTTCTTTGCCCAGGCATTGGCACAGAAAGGTCCCGCCTGCAGCGTTATGGAGATAGACCTTCGTGCATTGCGCGGTCGAACGCGATTCCGCTATCCGCGGGAAATAACGAGCAAACAGATGGCTCAGTTGCCTGATTTCCAGGCCAAGCGCCATGCTGATGTTGCCCTTGCGTTCCGTGGCGCGAAGGCTGATACATAGCGCAAAAAAACGCGCGTCAGGGAATGCCTCATCGGGGTTGCGACCGGACATCAGAATGTCATATATGGCAGTCTTCATGGATGCACTCCCTCTTGAGGCACTATGCAGAGACGCTGGCCGCTAGGGACATGGATGCATGGGTATAGCAGTTTTTGGGGCAAACCCGGGAGCAGGCCTCGCAGCCGATGCATTTTTCCGGATGCGCAATCGTCATGAATTTGCGCTCTGCCTCGTCATCGTCCGCCGCCACCCGTTCCCCCTCTTC
This sequence is a window from Acidithiobacillus ferridurans. Protein-coding genes within it:
- a CDS encoding nitrogen fixation protein NifQ encodes the protein MKTAIYDILMSGRNPDEAFPDARFFALCISLRATERKGNISMALGLEIRQLSHLFARYFPRIAESRSTAQCTKVYLHNAAGGTFLCQCLGKENKAPARDEETGDLVKLLLDHRASVNQATEWVAAILAAGCRGDDHLWQDLGLTNREDLSDIIKRHFPALYLKNTGNMKWKKFFYKQLCEQAEVHLCQAPSCNVCNDYAQCFGPEEDSGWNLLAAQG
- the fdxB gene encoding ferredoxin III, nif-specific → MRDITGITKGGLGWTPQFVEYINEEKCIGCGRCFRACGRDVLNLIGITEEGERVAADDDEAERKFMTIAHPEKCIGCEACSRVCPKNCYTHASMSLAASVSA